From the genome of Aerosakkonema funiforme FACHB-1375, one region includes:
- the vapB gene encoding type II toxin-antitoxin system VapB family antitoxin, which produces MTTDTALWKIVVNMPDDLKKELLHYAEYLLEKYPNYPENTKQTQEIADKRPLAGSMKGTFVLPLPDDFDEPLQDFEEYM; this is translated from the coding sequence ATGACTACCGATACGGCTTTATGGAAAATCGTTGTTAATATGCCAGATGATCTCAAGAAAGAACTTCTGCATTATGCAGAATATTTGCTTGAAAAGTATCCAAATTATCCAGAAAATACCAAACAAACCCAAGAAATTGCTGATAAACGTCCTTTAGCGGGTTCAATGAAAGGAACTTTTGTTTTGCCTTTGCCAGATGATTTTGATGAACCACTGCAAGATTTTGAGGAATATATGTAA
- a CDS encoding type II toxin-antitoxin system RelE/ParE family toxin has translation MVLRNLIILPEAEQDVAEAYVWYEEQELGLGEEFLRCVDACIQFIRRNSEMYPVVHESYRRAVIRRFPYVIFYEEVNYTIIVYSVFHCSQDPQKWRSRLP, from the coding sequence ATGGTGCTTAGAAATCTGATTATTCTCCCAGAAGCAGAACAAGATGTTGCGGAGGCTTATGTTTGGTATGAAGAACAGGAACTTGGTTTGGGTGAGGAGTTCCTTCGTTGTGTCGATGCTTGCATTCAATTTATACGGCGAAATTCAGAGATGTATCCGGTAGTTCACGAGAGCTATCGAAGGGCTGTAATTCGCCGCTTCCCTTACGTTATATTTTATGAAGAAGTGAACTATACGATTATTGTTTACTCAGTTTTTCACTGCTCTCAAGATCCGCAGAAATGGCGTAGTCGTCTGCCGTAG
- a CDS encoding addiction module protein produces MNPQLTQVFELTLSEKLQLVEDLWDSIAELPDRIPVLDWQKEELARRKARYLQNPESGSSWEAAKERIRSKNYGA; encoded by the coding sequence ATGAACCCACAGTTAACACAGGTTTTTGAGCTAACCCTCTCGGAAAAATTGCAACTTGTCGAAGACTTATGGGACAGCATTGCCGAGCTTCCCGATCGAATCCCTGTACTTGACTGGCAAAAAGAAGAACTTGCCAGGAGAAAAGCAAGATATTTGCAAAATCCAGAATCGGGAAGTTCATGGGAGGCAGCTAAGGAACGAATTCGTAGCAAAAATTATGGTGCTTAG
- a CDS encoding DUF433 domain-containing protein, with amino-acid sequence MLKNSSVISISPEIMGGTPVFASTRVPVQTLLDYLKAGESIDDFLDGFPTVNREQVIALLEEVGKQFVSMVA; translated from the coding sequence ATGCTTAAAAACTCTTCTGTTATTAGCATATCTCCCGAAATTATGGGTGGAACTCCGGTTTTTGCTAGCACAAGAGTTCCGGTGCAGACACTCTTAGACTATTTGAAAGCGGGAGAGTCTATTGATGATTTTCTGGATGGATTTCCGACGGTAAATAGGGAGCAAGTTATCGCATTATTGGAAGAAGTTGGAAAACAATTTGTCAGCATGGTGGCATAA
- a CDS encoding DUF5615 family PIN-like protein, producing MKLLLDECIDRKLAREFVGYEVKTVPQMGWAGTKNGQLLALAATEFDIFITVDRNLSFQQNLPDFDIAVLVLQASSNRLADLKPLIPKVLAVIPTAIKGQAIVIGT from the coding sequence ATGAAGCTTCTTCTAGATGAGTGCATCGATCGCAAACTTGCCAGAGAGTTTGTAGGCTACGAGGTGAAAACAGTTCCACAGATGGGATGGGCTGGCACAAAAAATGGACAGCTTCTTGCTCTTGCGGCGACAGAATTTGATATTTTCATTACAGTTGACCGTAACCTGTCATTTCAGCAAAATTTGCCAGATTTTGACATAGCAGTGCTTGTTTTGCAGGCATCATCTAACCGTTTGGCGGATCTGAAGCCTCTGATACCAAAGGTTTTAGCGGTTATACCTACAGCTATTAAGGGACAAGCTATAGTTATTGGCACATAG